One part of the Bactrocera neohumeralis isolate Rockhampton unplaced genomic scaffold, APGP_CSIRO_Bneo_wtdbg2-racon-allhic-juicebox.fasta_v2 ctg814, whole genome shotgun sequence genome encodes these proteins:
- the LOC126767574 gene encoding piggyBac transposable element-derived protein 4-like produces MCDVIIRETNRKANTVFDMINECNPTSEQRVWKVVTETEFDAYLGLLLLGGVTHSGYVDTKDLWKTTAHPLFRASMSVRRFWEISRFIRFDNGITREHRKQYDKAAAISDIFVMLNRNLRKYYTASANVTIDEQLYPFRGGTGFRQYIPSKPTKYGIKVWWMCDSITSYPLKGQIYTGKAASGQREGNVGERVVKDLCVGTLRESGRNIVCDNFFTTHNLAKQLMNDHKLSILGTVISAADLCQNNCPLQKSANQNPPYLHSVRALPCS; encoded by the coding sequence ATGTGTGACGTAATAATCCGTGAAACAAACAGAAAAGCCAATACAGTGTTTGATATGATAAATGAATGCAACCCAACATCAGAACAACGTGTTTGGAAAGTAGTAACAGAAACAGAATTCGACGCGTATTTGGGATTGTTGCTGCTTGGTGGCGTTACTCATTCTGGCTACGTTGACACAAAAGATTTGTGGAAGACAACTGCACATCCACTGTTTCGAGCTTCAATGAGCGTCAGACGATTTTGGGAAATAAGTCGTTTCATCCGTTTTGATAATGGAATCACGCGGGAACATCGCAAACAATATGACAAAGCGGCTGCCATATCTGACATATTTGTGATGCTGAATagaaatttacgaaaatattacACCGCATCAGCCAACGTGACAATTGATGAGCAGCTGTACCCGTTCCGCGGAGGCACTGGCTTTAGGCAATATATTCCATCAAAGCCAACCAAATACGGCATAAAAGTATGGTGGATGTGCGACTCGATTACGTCGTATCCGCTCAAAGGTCAAATCTACACAGGAAAGGCAGCGTCCGGCCAACGTGAGGGAAATGTGGGTGAAAGAGTTGTCAAAGACTTATGCGTGGGCACATTGCGTGAAAGTGGACGCAACATTGTTTGTGACAACTTTTTCACAACACACAACTTAGCAAAACAATTGATGAACGATCATAAATTGTCCATACTGGGCACAGTCATAAGCGCCGCAGATTTGTGCCAAAACAATTGTCCATTGCAAAAGAGCGCCAACCAGAATCCACCTTATTTGCATTCAGTGAGAGCGTTGCCATGTTCCTAA